TTAgtccactctctttgtctctcccgctCTTTATTTTTCCCCATCCCTTTTAAATTTTGTAACAAGCCGCCATattgggttagtccactagggactgttTTCATGATGTTAGTAATCAATATCCtgtacgctgtgtgtgtgttgatgtatttctgtgtgattatttagttagtaaataaagaATTAAGCCAGtttgtgtatcgctgattcatcacttaggttagggttcgtgcagatttacCAAGtcaacgacgttcagaatgagactgttaTGAGGAAATGATTCATTAATGACTGGTATGATATCGATATATTCTTGAATTAACTCCGGAAATGGTAACTATTTAAACAAACTTTTCCCACGGTggcccaaattcctaatgagttaattgttacataatTTATTTGTGTTAActaactgtgttaactaacctccagacgagcttcaatgccatacaactctccttccgtggcctccaactgctcttaaatgcaagcaaaactaaatgcatgctcttcaaccgattgctggccgcacgtccagcatcactactctggacggttctgacttagaatatgtggacaactacaaatacctaggtgtctgggtagactgtaaactctccttccagactcacattaagcatctccaatccaaaataaaatctagaatcggcttcctatttcgcaacagagcatccttcactcatgctgtcaaacataccctcgtaaaactgactatcctaccgatccttgccttcggtgatgtcatttacaaaatagcctccaaaaccctactcaataaattggatgcagtctatcacagtgccatccgttttgtcaccaaagccccatatactacccaccactgcgacctgtacactctcgttggctggccctcgcttcatattcttcgccaaacccactggctccagatcatctataagtctttgctaggtaaagccccgccttatctcagctcactggtcaccatagcaacacccacccgtagcacgcgctccagcaggtatatttcactggtcatccccaaagccaactcctctttggccgcctttccttccagttctctgctgccaatgactggaacgaatggcaaaaatcactgaagctggagactcatatctccctcactaactttaagcaccagctgtcagagtagtacacagatcactgcacctgtacacagcccatctgtaaacagcccatccaactacctcatccccatactgttattaattttatttattttgcaccccagtatctctacttgcactcatcttctgcacatctatcactcccgtgtttaattgctatattgtaattatttcgccactatggcctatttattgccttacctcccttatcctacctcatttggacacactgtatatagactttctattgtattattgactgtatgtttgttgctttgctttatcttggccaggtcacagttgtaaatgagaacttgttctcaactggcctacctggttaaataaaggcgaaataaataaataaataaagtgtaTGCTCATCAGACCTCATgaaacgtcatcagaagtgtccacttcatttgagggctgtgtcttttaagtgtttggaccacaAAGCCTAGGTGTGAGACAGAACAAAAACAGTGAAATACAGACATGAAATgctttagaaaataaaataaacaacataTTGAAATCTGAAAAGTGTAACGTCAGTTTAGTCTCTACTTAATGGATGTggggaaatatatataaatggtTTGCCCTACCCCGTCCCCTAAACTCTGGGTACAAGGTTTTTGTCCCGGGACTTGAGCATTATCACATGACACCAGGTCTACTGCTAAAATGGTAAATGCTCGTctttctagctagctatttatttcGATAAAGTGACCCATTGTGAATATTGTGTTTCCTACCATTACTACTTATCTACAGCTGAGCATTTGATAGATAGCATGTTGATCCGTCTGGAAAAGACGGAGTCAAGACAAGAAATGCTAGCTGGCTAAAAACAATCACTCGGATGCTTGTTAGCTAAATTAGCTATCCAGCTGCCAAGTAAATAAATGTGTCAGTGTTCATTACATGCACAAACAGCAACCATAACATTGTGCAAATGTTTCTTACTGTTTCTAGAGATTCCGGTTTTGTGGGGATTTGGACTGCCCAGACTGGGTTCTTGCCGAAATCAGCACTTTGGCCAAAATCGTAAGTTTAGCGTCATGACTGTTTGCATCACGGCCTTCTATACTGTCGCCTCTACTAATCCAAGAATGGATGACTCCTGTCGTCTCTAATATGTAAGCTCACTTTCTGTTAACAGTTCCATCACAAGTCAGCATGTTGAATAAACTTAATTTGAACGTACTTTACATGTTGTCCTCTGATTTTGTCCGTCTGTAGGAGGTCATCTGAGACATATCCACAGATTAGTGTTATTAACCTGACTTACAGTAACTGGTCTGTTCAGTTGGTTTGTATTTTTAATGCTGATACACGGGACTAACACAATATGTCTCAATTTCTGAGTTTAACTGAAGAACACACCAAATGTTGTCCCGGGTAATCAGCTGATTGGGAGGAACATGCTTTGGTCCACAATGTTTGGTTACATTCGGCTATTTACATATTGTGCATCACGTGAAATGTGTCAGGAGATGGGAAATACAAGTAACAGAACCTACTGGTGGCAAAAAGTTGGGTACACAACACTTTACTGTGGACATTTGATCTCCACTACCTTCCAGAAAAATGACCAACAGCATGGACGGCCggtaaaatataattgtattcaacattctggcttgtagagactATTGCATATTTTTTTACAGCTACTTCTTTCAGACTGACTATCATggagtaaccatggtaacagtctGACGTTTAGGCAAGGCCTTGTACTGGAATTGCTCTGtccacgaccgcaaggccctccagcggatggtgaagacggcccagtacatcactgagaaCGTGCTCCCACCAATGATGTGTGTGTATAAACCATTGGCTCCCACCGATCCAGGACATCTACGTGAAATGATGCCTGAGGAAGGCCCGcaacatcatcaaggaccccacacaacccagccacgagctgtttaCTCCCTTACTGTGGGGCAGatggtatcagagcatgaggtctgataccaacaggctcagagacagtttctatctacaagccatcagactgtatcagagcatgaggtctgataccaacaggctcagagacagtttctatctaccaAGCCATCAGacggtatcagagcatgaggtctgttaCCAACAGGCTAAGAGACAGTTTTCTATCtacagccatcagactgtatcagagcatgaggtctgataccaacaggctcagagacagtttctatctacaggCCATCAgcctgtatcagagcatgaggttcataccaacaggctcagagacagtttctatctacaagccatcagactgtatcagagcatgaggtctgataccaacaggctcagagacagttctTATCTACAAGCATCAGACTGAATCAGAGCATGAGGTTGATACCAAAGAACAGAGACAGTTTcttctacaagccatcagactgtatcagagcatgagtcTGATacaaacaggctcagagacagtttctatctacaagccatcagactgtatcagagcatgaggtctgatacacAGAACTAGAGACAGTtttatctacaagccatcagactgtatcagagcatgagtctgataccaacaggctcagagacagtttcttatctacaagccatcagactgtatcagagcatgaggtctgtaCCAACAGGCGCCCAGagaacagtttctatctacaagccatcacatcagactgctgaacacttgaactggactgaccaccagcTCTGATTCTCTGACCTTACACATGCACCACCGCACAccgacacacaccgacacacaccgcaacacgacacacacacacacacacacacacacacacacacacacacacacacatacacagcacacacacacacactgacataaacacatacacacacacatcacatcacaactgctgctaccagactcttattatgattgctaaatactgcaaCATTTAAAAACttgccccccaatccccccttccccaaaatATGTATAAATATTGGACTGTGCCTTCCTGTATCTTACTTCTACTACAATGTTTATTCTACTGGGCCATTTACTTTGTTCCTATCTTTTTATTAGTTCTTATTCTTGCtgcattgtccagaaggaacctgcaggaagcatttggttggacggtgtataccatgtgtatcctgtacctACGACTACTAATACTTGAAACTGCATTGGTCCAGTAGAAATCATCCCCTGACGTTTGTCTTCTCTGTTCCCAACAGTCAAGTGTGAAGATGAAACTCCTCTGTGTCCAGGTGTTGAAGGATCTGCTAGGAGAGGGCATTGATGTAAGTATCTCATACATTAACTCCTTATTGTCACCTGCAATTTTATTCTCTTTAAAATGTGCCATTCCCTTTTTTGTCTTTTTCAGTATGACAAAGTTTCAAAGCTAactgcagatgcaaagtttggtaagcTGAATTCTGTGTTTTTAAAATGTGCTGCTACTTTGATGCAAACTGCAACACAGGACAGCTTCAACACAGAGAGCTCTACACGCATGATGCTGGTCTCTACATCTATTCTATCAATACATCTGATGAGTCTCATCTGTGTGTTATTCTGATGTCTAGAGAATGGAGACATCAAGGCCAGTGTAGCCGTGTTGACCTTCATCCTGTCCAGTGCAGCCAAACATGATGTGGCCAGTGAATCTCTCTCCAGTGAGCTGCAGCAGTTAGGACTCCCTAAAGGTACAGTAGTCTCCCATAAGTTACTCATACTAGAGACATTCATAGTGAGAATACCTCGAAGTACTGGGTTTGTTACAACCACTCACTGCAAAGGCTCATTTATTTATCAATGAAAGGATTGTAATAATATTTGCGTACAGAAGACTCCATTGTGGATGTTTCAAGCCCTCAAACACGATGTGTAGTATGATAGTCATGACTTTTGGTTTTCCTCATCGGTATATCGTGTATCTTGTAGAACACACCACAGGACTGTGTAAATCCTATGAAGACAAGCACATAGCCCTGCAGGAGAAGCTAAGGGAGAGCAGTCTGAGATGTGAGTTATCAACCTTCATTTAATTGAAGAAGACTATAATACCTAAATGTTTTCTGGGGGGAGTAACACAAGATGGCTAAAGAGATTTCAGATTCTCATTGGGCAATACATTTGTATTGTTACACTGCATTTTCTCTCGTGCTGTGTTTCAGTGGGTCATCTAGAGGGTGTTGACCACATCCTGAGCCCCAGACAATGTTTAATATAAACATATTTCTGGACATATATAGCATTTATTATTGCTGTGTTTCAGTGGGTCGGTTGGAGGGGGTGTCGTGGCGTGTTGACTACACCCTGAGCTCCAGTGAGCTTCAGGAGGTTAATGAGCCCACAGTGCAGCTCTGTCTCCAGACCCAAGGGGCAGAGACTGGAAACACAGAGACCACCATCGTCTCTGTGTCTGCAGACAAGTTCAGAGTCCTGCTGACAGGTGAGCTTGTGATGTACCATAAATACTGTTGTTACAAAAAATCTACTCAAATATGGGACTAGAATCCTGAGTGCTTCACTGATTTCAATGTCTCTCTATGTTTCCCCCCAGAACTAAAACAAGCACAGGCCATGATGAATGCACTACAATGAAGCAAGACTCTAAAGGTATCGAATAATGATGCAGTGAAAGGATCAGAGGAAAGTCAATCAAGAGTGCAAGACATTGACAGAATATCATACAGGATGAGTGGACCATGATCTTTTGAATGTATTTTGTACATTATATGTGTTTATTATTCTATAAttgttattaaatatgttgatgtATTTCTCATTTGTCCATGTCGAATCTATGATATGTATTTCCTTGAAAAAATTACAACTTTacaattaaaaaatgttttgtctgctTGCAATTTGTTAATTAGAACATGTGTAAGAGTAGAACTTACCCTCTAGTAACATTTGGTGACGTGTAACCGTAGATGTTAAGTGTGGAACTACATTTCCCATCAGCCATTGCTCTTTTTAAGTATCGTTACTGGCCGACTAAGGTGCATCACTGAGTGGGTGTGTTGATGTGAGTCGCAGTTCCAGAAGCAGCACACGTAAGTTCGTTGTTCCAATTGCTAACATTGTTCATTGATATTTATTGAAGATGCACTGGAAAATAGAAAAAGCTCAGAATCACGAAGTATATTTACCACCAGACTGAAAGTGAGTGCTGTGTTTGGCACGTTTTTTCAATGAATATAACGCACAatgaaagtagctagctaacgttcgctagTTACACAACTAATACACATCTCAAACCTCCATACGAGGTTTGGATATTGACTTGCATGCAATTTATTCATAAATATATTCGCTACTTTCCTGACATCGCCACTCGCTGCTGGTGTAAAAAGTCGTGAAAGTTACATGTTGTATTGTTCCCTTCAGTGTAGGCTGTATGAAAATGTGACTGCCCACAATGGCTGTTTTGCAAAATATGATTTCATTGAATGTTTGGCCACAAGGCCtcttttttttaaaattgtacCCGCCAAACAATTGAACATGTCATGTTTGGAATTAACTTAAGTAGTTAGGCCTATACTATACAGTGTCCTAAAACTGTCTGTCCCTTGCCGTCCCgtttctctctgtcccctgtctcTTGGTCT
Above is a window of Salvelinus sp. IW2-2015 unplaced genomic scaffold, ASM291031v2 Un_scaffold1376, whole genome shotgun sequence DNA encoding:
- the commd4 gene encoding COMM domain-containing protein 4, giving the protein MRFRFCGDLDCPDWVLAEISTLAKISSVKMKLLCVQVLKDLLGEGIDYDKVSKLTADAKFENGDIKASVAVLTFILSSAAKHDVASESLSSELQQLGLPKEHTTGLCKSYEDKHIALQEKLRESSLRLGRLEGVSWRVDYTLSSSELQEVNEPTVQLCLQTQGAETGNTETTIVSVSADKFRVLLTELKQAQAMMNALQ